One stretch of Syntrophorhabdus sp. DNA includes these proteins:
- a CDS encoding response regulator transcription factor, with amino-acid sequence MTKRRILIVDDHPILRKGLTLLINQEPDLVVCAEAENAQMALESLETVVPDMAIVDISLPGIDGIELIKELRLRQRDIPVLVVSMHDETLYAERSLRAGARGYIMKQEALEKVLVAIRKVLEGEIFVSDRITTKMLEKFVSVEGVSQGASPIDLLSNRELTVFRLIGQGNKTRQIAEKLHLSVKTVESYRAHIKDKLKLGDGTDLLKYAIQWVQSSP; translated from the coding sequence GTGACGAAACGAAGGATACTGATCGTCGATGATCATCCCATTCTGCGCAAGGGATTGACGCTTCTGATCAATCAGGAACCCGACCTTGTCGTGTGCGCCGAGGCGGAGAATGCCCAGATGGCCCTGGAATCGCTGGAAACGGTCGTTCCCGACATGGCGATCGTTGATATATCCCTGCCGGGCATTGACGGGATCGAGCTCATCAAGGAATTGCGCCTGCGCCAGAGGGACATACCGGTCCTCGTCGTTTCCATGCACGACGAGACCCTGTACGCCGAGCGTTCACTTCGTGCCGGGGCGCGCGGCTACATAATGAAACAGGAGGCCCTGGAAAAGGTGCTCGTGGCGATCAGAAAGGTCCTCGAGGGGGAGATCTTTGTCAGCGACCGCATCACGACGAAGATGCTCGAGAAGTTCGTCTCCGTCGAAGGGGTGAGCCAGGGCGCGTCACCGATAGACCTCCTGAGCAACCGCGAACTGACCGTTTTCAGGCTTATAGGACAGGGCAACAAGACGCGCCAGATAGCGGAAAAGCTTCATCTCAGCGTCAAGACGGTGGAATCCTACAGGGCGCATATCAAGGACAAACTAAAACTGGGGGACGGGACGGACCTCCTCAAGTACGCTATTCAATGGGTCCAGAGCAGTCCCTGA
- the gdhA gene encoding NADP-specific glutamate dehydrogenase, producing the protein MSVTREILEKIKKQDPHEFEFHQAAEEVLESLEPTVKKHPEFVKAKIYERIVEPDRVVMFRVPWLDDKGELQINRGYRIQYNNAIGPYKGGTRFHPSVNLGILKFLGFEQIFKNSLTTLAMGGAKGGSDFDPKGKSDNEVMRFCHAHMLELFRHIGPDIDVPAGDIGVGGREIGYMYGMYKKIMNDHTGVLTGKGLPFGGSLVRPEATGYGCVYFAAEMLATRGLDLKGKTVAISGSGNVAQFAVEKVNQLGGKVITLCDSSSTIVDDEGISGDKCGYVMDLKNVQRGRISEYADKYGHAVCYIGESVWDVIKDQGLKVDIALPCATQNEIDGSHAEALVKNGCVCVAEGSNMPSTPEAVRVFQDNGLLFGPGKAANAGGVATSGLEMSQNSMRLSWTREEVDARLLGIMKSIHRSCLDAAEAYGKKGDYVFGANVAGFLKVANAMLAYGYV; encoded by the coding sequence ATGTCAGTAACACGTGAAATACTGGAGAAGATCAAAAAGCAGGACCCTCATGAATTCGAGTTCCATCAGGCGGCGGAAGAGGTCCTGGAGAGTCTTGAGCCCACGGTGAAGAAACACCCCGAGTTCGTAAAGGCAAAGATATACGAAAGGATCGTCGAGCCCGACCGCGTTGTCATGTTCAGGGTCCCCTGGCTGGACGACAAGGGAGAACTGCAGATCAACAGGGGGTACCGCATCCAGTACAACAATGCCATCGGTCCCTACAAGGGCGGCACGCGGTTCCACCCGTCCGTAAACCTGGGGATCCTCAAGTTCCTCGGATTCGAACAGATATTCAAGAACTCCCTCACGACGCTTGCCATGGGAGGTGCCAAGGGAGGCAGTGATTTTGATCCCAAGGGCAAATCGGACAACGAGGTGATGCGTTTCTGCCACGCCCACATGCTGGAGCTCTTCAGGCACATCGGTCCCGACATCGACGTGCCCGCCGGGGATATTGGCGTGGGAGGCCGCGAGATCGGCTACATGTATGGCATGTACAAGAAGATCATGAACGATCATACGGGGGTTCTCACCGGCAAGGGCCTGCCCTTCGGCGGCAGCCTCGTGAGGCCCGAGGCGACCGGGTACGGCTGCGTCTACTTCGCCGCAGAGATGCTTGCCACGAGGGGCCTCGATCTCAAGGGTAAAACGGTTGCCATCAGCGGTTCCGGGAACGTCGCCCAGTTCGCCGTGGAAAAAGTGAACCAGCTTGGCGGAAAGGTCATAACCCTGTGCGACTCCAGTTCCACGATCGTTGACGATGAGGGGATATCGGGCGACAAGTGCGGTTACGTGATGGACCTCAAGAACGTCCAGAGGGGCAGGATAAGCGAGTATGCCGACAAGTACGGCCACGCCGTGTGCTACATAGGCGAAAGCGTTTGGGACGTCATCAAGGACCAGGGTCTCAAGGTCGACATAGCGTTGCCATGCGCTACCCAGAACGAGATAGACGGCAGTCACGCGGAAGCGCTCGTGAAGAACGGCTGCGTCTGCGTCGCCGAAGGCTCAAATATGCCCTCGACGCCCGAGGCGGTCCGCGTCTTCCAGGACAACGGCCTGCTCTTCGGCCCCGGCAAGGCGGCGAACGCCGGCGGGGTCGCGACGTCGGGTCTCGAGATGTCTCAGAACAGCATGAGACTTTCCTGGACACGGGAAGAGGTCGATGCCAGGTTGCTCGGCATAATGAAAAGCATCCACAGATCGTGTCTCGATGCCGCTGAGGCGTACGGCAAGAAAGGGGACTATGTCTTCGGCGCCAACGTTGCCGGTTTCCTCAAGGTCGCGAACGCCATGCTCGCCTATGGCTACGTGTGA